CGTGGCTGAAGGGCCTCAGCCCCAAGGAGAACCGCGATATCCCGCCGCTGCGCTATGATCTGGTCCACCGGCTGAAGGATGAATTTCCCGATCTGGACATCTCCCTGAACGGCGGCATCCGCACGCTGGATGCGGCGGCGGAGCACAGGCCGCATCTGGACGGGGTGATGATCGGGCGCGCGGCCTATGAAGACCCGTGGATTTTGGCCGATGCCGACCGCCGCTTCTATGGGGTGGAGGACCGCGAGCCGCTCACCCGCCATGATGTGATCGCCGCCATGATGCCCTATGTGGAGGAGCAGTGCCGCCGCGGCGTGCCGCTCAACGCCATCACCCGCCATATGCTGGGGCTGTTCCAGGGCATTCCGGGGGCGCGGGCGTGGCGGCGTCTGTTGTCGGAAAACGTCCACCGCGCCGGTGCCGGGCCGGACTTGCTGATGCAGGCGGCCTCTCTTGTGCGGGGCGGCGGGGGGCTGGCGGAAACCGGATGAGCTTCCCGCGCGTTTCCTCCTGACCAACCGGGAGGAGAGGCGGGATGAGGCGCTTTTTGCACGATAACGGGCTGTCCCTGGTGTTGCTGGCGCTGTTCCTCGGCGCCATCATCGCGCAGGCGGTGGCCGGGTGGCGGGCGGATGTGGAGGATCTGCGGGTCCACGGCGCCCCGGCGCTGGGCTTCGCCGCCTATCTGGCGTCCGGCCATTTCCTGTCGGCGGTGTTCGAGAACTGGGAAAGCGAATTTCTGCAGATGGCGGTCTATGTGGTGCTGACCGCCATCCTGATTCAGCGCGGATCACCGGAATCCCGCGACCCCGACGAACAGGAGGATGAGGACCAGACGCCCGCCGATGCCCTGCCGGGGCCGGTGCGGCGGGGCGGGCTGCGGCTGTGGCTCTATTCCCATTCGCTCAGCACGGCGCTGGTGGCGCTGTTCCTGCTCTCCTTCGGGCTGCACGCGGCGGGCCGCACCCTGCGGGCGAATGAGGAGGGCGCCCTGCACGGCCAGCCGCCCCACACCATCGCCGACACCGTCACCGACGCCGAATTCTGGTACGAGAGCTTTCAGAACTGGCAGAGCGAATTCCTGTCGGTGGCGGTGCTGGTGCTGCTGGGCATCTGGCTGCGGGAGAAGGGATCGCCGGAATCCAAGCCGGTGTCCGCCCCCCACAGCCAGACAGGGAGATGATAAAAAAGGTGGAGGTTTGGAGGCGCCAGCCTCCAAGCGGGGTCGGGGCGGCAGCCCCGATCTCCCTCACACGCAGCGCCCGCCATCCACCTCCAGACACACGCCGGTCAAGAACTCCGCCTCGTCCGAGCACAGAAACAGCGCGGCGTTGGCGATATCCGCCGGGGTGGACAGGCGGCCCAACGGGATGGAACTGCGGAACAGATCGCGCTTGGCCTCGGTATCTTCCCCCATGAACAGGTGCAGCATGCCGGTTTCCCCGGCGACGGGGTTCAGGGCGCAGACGCGGATGCGGTCGGGGGCCAGTTCCACCGCCATGGATTTGGTCAGGGTGATGACCGCACCCTTGGACCCGTTGTACCACGTCAGCCCCGGCCGGGGCCGCAGGCCGGCGGTGGAGGCCACGTTGAGGATCACCCCGCCGCCCTGGTCCCGCAGCACCGGCACCCCGTGGCGGGCGGCCAGGAAGATCGACTTCACGTTCACCGCGTAGATGCGGTCGAAGGTGGCTTCGTCCACCGCGGTCATGGGCATGTTGCGGTGGGTGAAGCCGGCGTTGTTGACGATGATGTCCAGCCGCCCGAACGCCGCCACCGCCTGGGCCACCATGGCCGCCACGTCGGCATCCACCGACACGTCGGCGCGGCAGGGCAGGGCGGCGGGGCCGCAGTCCGCCGCCACCTGGGCGGCGGCATCGGCGTTCAGGTCGGCCACCAGCACCCGCGCCCCTTCCGCCACGAAGCGGCGGACGATGCCGGCGCCGAACCCCGATCCGCCGCCGGTGACGATGGCGGTCTTTCCTTCCAGGCGCATGCGCCGTCCCCCCTCTGCCTGCCGGGCTGTTTGCTCAGACGGTGCCGCGGGTTTGCCGCATCAGCAGGTCCGACGGGGTGAGCCGCCCGCCGGCGACGGAGGCGCGGAAACCCTCCAGCTTGCGCAGCGCCTCGGCCTTCAGGTCGGGGGTCAGCGCGCGGCACAGGATCTCGCGCATTTCCGCCTCCATGGAGCGGCCGTTGCGGGCCGCGCGTTCGCGCAGGCGGTCCACCAGATCGTCGTCCACGTTGTGGATCATCAGGGTTTGCATGGTCTTGTCCTTCCCTACGGGTGTTTGCCGGTGGGTTGCGGGGCGGTCAGCCGTGCCGGATGGCGATGGTCTTCACGGTGGAAAAGCCGTACAGCGCCTCGAACCCTTTTTCGCGGTTGAATCCGCTCTTCTTGACGCCGCCGAAGGGCAGTTCCACCCCGCCCCCGGCGCCGTAATTGTTGATGAACACCTGCCCGGCCTGAAGCCGGCGGGCCATGCGCAACGCCCGCCCGCCGTCGCGGGTCCACACCCCGGCGACCAGGCCGAAGGGGGTGCCGTTGGCAATGCGCACCGCCTCCTCCTCCCCGTCGAAGGGGATGAGGGCGAGGGCGGGGCCGAACACCTCCTGCTGCGCCAGGGGGGCGTCGGGATCGACGCCGCCGAACAGCACGGGCGGAACGTAGAAGCCCCCCGTCGGCGCCGACGGGACGATGCGGCCCGCGGCCAGCACGTGGAAGCCGTTGGACCGCGCCACATCCACCATGCCCGCCACCCGCTCGCGCTGGGCGGCGTTGATCAGGGGGCCGAGGTCGTGATCCTCCAGCGCCGGGCCGGCGGTGAGGGTGGCGAAACGCTCGGCGATGCGGGCGGCCACCGTCTCATAGATGGGCCGCTCGATCAGCACGCGGCTGCCGGCGGAACAGGTCTGGCCGGCGTTCTGGATGGCGGCGCGCACCAGGAAGGGCAGGGCGTCGTCCAGGTCGGCGTCGGCGAACACCACCTGCGGCGACTTGCCCCCCAGCTCCAGCGTGACGGGCACGATGTTGCGGGCCGCCGCCTGCTGCA
This DNA window, taken from Azospirillum fermentarium, encodes the following:
- a CDS encoding DUF6766 family protein, translating into MRRFLHDNGLSLVLLALFLGAIIAQAVAGWRADVEDLRVHGAPALGFAAYLASGHFLSAVFENWESEFLQMAVYVVLTAILIQRGSPESRDPDEQEDEDQTPADALPGPVRRGGLRLWLYSHSLSTALVALFLLSFGLHAAGRTLRANEEGALHGQPPHTIADTVTDAEFWYESFQNWQSEFLSVAVLVLLGIWLREKGSPESKPVSAPHSQTGR
- a CDS encoding aldehyde dehydrogenase family protein, whose translation is MSDTIPCIDPSTGEAFDSIPRGTAADIGAAVDAARAAFDGEWGKRTAAERGRLMHRLSTLILEHADALAVLESRDVGKPLAQARADVTACARYFEFYGGAADKVHGDTIPYLDGYTVMTLREPHGVTGHIIPWNYPMQIIGRSVGAALAMGNACVIKPGEDASLTTMYLGRLAAEAGFPDGTFAIVTGYGEEAGAALAAHPGINHISFTGSQEVGVLVQQAAARNIVPVTLELGGKSPQVVFADADLDDALPFLVRAAIQNAGQTCSAGSRVLIERPIYETVAARIAERFATLTAGPALEDHDLGPLINAAQRERVAGMVDVARSNGFHVLAAGRIVPSAPTGGFYVPPVLFGGVDPDAPLAQQEVFGPALALIPFDGEEEAVRIANGTPFGLVAGVWTRDGGRALRMARRLQAGQVFINNYGAGGGVELPFGGVKKSGFNREKGFEALYGFSTVKTIAIRHG
- a CDS encoding glucose 1-dehydrogenase, with amino-acid sequence MRLEGKTAIVTGGGSGFGAGIVRRFVAEGARVLVADLNADAAAQVAADCGPAALPCRADVSVDADVAAMVAQAVAAFGRLDIIVNNAGFTHRNMPMTAVDEATFDRIYAVNVKSIFLAARHGVPVLRDQGGGVILNVASTAGLRPRPGLTWYNGSKGAVITLTKSMAVELAPDRIRVCALNPVAGETGMLHLFMGEDTEAKRDLFRSSIPLGRLSTPADIANAALFLCSDEAEFLTGVCLEVDGGRCV
- a CDS encoding FitA-like ribbon-helix-helix domain-containing protein encodes the protein MQTLMIHNVDDDLVDRLRERAARNGRSMEAEMREILCRALTPDLKAEALRKLEGFRASVAGGRLTPSDLLMRQTRGTV